TCCTGCGCGACGAGAAGGTGCCGGCGACGTTCGGGATGACCGGCCTGTGGGCGCAGCAGAACAGCGACCTGGTGCAGCGGATGGCGGCCGAGGGCCATGAGCTGATGAACCACACCTGGAGCCACCGGTCGTTCACCGGGTTCTCGGCGGGGCGAGCGCTGGCCGTTGGCGAGCGGCGGCTGGAGCTGGACCGCACCGAGGAGCTGCTCGTCGGCCTGACCAACAGGAGCACCCGCCCGCTGTTCCGCCCGCCCTACGGCGATCTCGACAGCGGCGTGATGCGGGATCTCTCAGATGCCGGCTACGACTACACGATCATGTGGACGGTTGACTCGCTGGGGTGGAACAAGCTGCCGGCCCAGGGGATCGTCGACCGCTGCCTGAGCCGGGCCGAGCCGGGTGCGATCTACATCTTCCACGTGGGCATCGAGTCGCAGGACGCCGCCGCGCTGACGCCGATCATCGCGGGGCTGCGCGAGCGCGGCTACAGCTTCGTGACGATCACGGACCTGCTCGGGCTGTAAGCAACGACCGCGGTAAAGGCCCTCACTCCCCAGATGGCCCTCACCCCCCAGGTGGCCCTCACCCCCAGGTGGCCCTCACCCCCCGGCCCCCTCTCCCTGTGCGCGGGAGAGGGGGAGACGCACGAGAGTTTCGTTCCTCCCCCTCTCCCTGTGCGCGGGAGAGGGGGTCGGGGGGTGAGGGCCTCCTCCGGGGGTCGGGGGGTGAGGGCCTCCCGGGGGGTGAGGGCCTCCAGAGTGACAGACGGAATACGGGGGTACCTCGTCAATCCTGGTTAGCGCCTCACCGGACTCACTGTCCCTGGTGGTTCGTCTGCGCGGAGCGCTCCAGGTCCAGGGCCGGG
The Chloroflexota bacterium genome window above contains:
- a CDS encoding polysaccharide deacetylase family protein, which encodes MRAAMVRVVRRGSERPVRREPGRPAWRGWMRLGVAMTLLVLVGLPASPALGQAFVPQPPADAPQRTAPCRPEAPAVEKTPGASVRVDKGPAECNAVTLTFDAGADRGYAEQILDILRDEKVPATFGMTGLWAQQNSDLVQRMAAEGHELMNHTWSHRSFTGFSAGRALAVGERRLELDRTEELLVGLTNRSTRPLFRPPYGDLDSGVMRDLSDAGYDYTIMWTVDSLGWNKLPAQGIVDRCLSRAEPGAIYIFHVGIESQDAAALTPIIAGLRERGYSFVTITDLLGL